In Canis lupus dingo isolate Sandy chromosome 27, ASM325472v2, whole genome shotgun sequence, one genomic interval encodes:
- the SMIM41 gene encoding small integral membrane protein 41: MNGSRAGAAAPATWLSSCCNQSGGTPEPPEGPRVVQAAVLGVLSLLVLCGVLFLGGGLLLRAQGLTASLARERRASREAEPGGASGGEDDP; this comes from the coding sequence ATGAACGGCTCCCGGGCGGGCGCTGCGGCCCCAGCCACCTGGCTGAGCTCCTGCTGCAACCAGTCGGGGGGGACGCCGGAGCCCCCCGAGGGGCCGCGCGTCGTGCAGGCGGCCGTGCTGGGCGTGCTGTCGCTGCTGGTGCTCTGCGGGGTCCTGTTCCTGGGCGGTGGCCTCCTCCTCCGGGCCCAGGGCCTGACGGCCTCGCTGGCCCGAGAGCGGCGCGCGTCCCGCGAGGCCGAGCCCGGCGGCGCCAGCGGAGGCGAGGACGACCCCTAG